The Magnolia sinica isolate HGM2019 chromosome 10, MsV1, whole genome shotgun sequence genome includes a window with the following:
- the LOC131257623 gene encoding probable disease resistance RPP8-like protein 2, whose product MTGYQFRSFSHFKHLFKLCKLRLYGELKKHPESCEFPPNLIKLTLRDSHLRQYPLAMLEKLKNLRILKLLEYSFVGVEMACSAQGFPRLEYLLLERLYQLKEWRVEEGSMPCLLHLRISYCQQLKKLPEEIGAAVHVQRIQFLAAAGAHILCSFSPGQQNQYLVLILQPSFHSYQCTSAAATCLCCSQHAWSPFHQWIEPALFFNGRPALSTHVLLVLDPDDRRVCHFPSLLSPMRACSWFCAEAVYIVIAAVLFKLAKRTQEKESSDLNFFPVREKGDEKMTIVEFVVTFLLQKLSDQLIQEVIFIHGVRDQVEWLQAEFRRMQCFLKDADVKQETDERVKNWVRDVRDVAYDAEDLIDNFIFKIETLRPRGFVGHISRYAFFCNEWIVLYKVGSDIESIKNKIRSISESRSTYGIENIGQGAGTSSASPSLQEWRLTSPLSQEPDFVGFEKDLEILVYRLTESELRRCVVSVVGMGGLGKTTLAKKVYNDAHVEKHFYSRAWISISQEYGLRDLLQNIINCYMVFSEEELKKMNVFQLRHKISEYLQNKRYLMVLDDIWTNQAWDDLKDAFPDMNNGSRIMLTTRKKDVALHADVRSVPYELRFLEADESWELFGRKTFSRQDIVCPRDLEELGREIVKKCHGLPLAIVVIGGLLSRKEPWEWEHVLKSISWQFIHGEVEIFKILSFSYKDLPYHLKPCFLYSGIFPEDYEFSAKKLIRLWAAEGFLQQRGDENVEEVGEDCLKELIQRSMIQLAKRSSSGGIKSCHIHDLLRDLSVSEAKQDKFLQVHGENVNALSTSTARRLAIHHNALSEYTSLKSSTPRPRSVLIHTQVDARLERKQEKFLYKGFKLLRVLDLHNVAIKKLPSEIGALIHLRYLGFTSTWLERLPSSIGNLRNLQTLILTSFHNIKVPSTIEKMQELRHFHVKSAGNEAFNVSWGVIEGYPRLNQISNLHTLTHVKAGKWMEGCLGKLTNLRKLGIRLDSEGEYDRVFFESVVKLEFLQSLFVTGSKFPSLVLFQSLLKLIKLRLHGELEKLPESSEFPENLTKLTMRDSHLKQDPLVMLEKLENLRILKLLEYSYDGKEMVCATQGFPRLEYLHLERLYQLKEWRVEEGSMPSLLHLRIDCCQELKMLPEGLQHVNTLKKLELLNMPNDFIERLRGEDGGEDSYKIQHIPSINIC is encoded by the exons ATGACGGGATACCAATTCCGATCGTTCTCCCATTTTAAACATCTTTTCAAGTTATGTAAATTACGTTTGTATGGTGAATTAAAGAAGCATCCCGAGTCTTGTGAATTCCCACCAAACCTCATCAAGCTCACCTTGAGAGACTCCCATTTAAGGCAATACCCACTTGCTATGTTGGAGAAGCTGAAAAACCTTCGCATTCTCAAATTGCTGGAATATTCGTTCGTTGGAGTGGAAATGGCTTGTTCTGCACAAGGGTTTCCTCGACTTGAATACTTACTTCTTGAACGGTTATATCAATTAAAGGAGTGGAGGGTGGAGGAAGGCTCGATGCCATGTCTTTTACATTTGCGGATCAGTTACTGCCAACAATTGAAGAAGCTTCCTGAAGAAATTGGAGCTGCGGTACATGTCCAAAGAATTCAAT TTCTCGCGGCAGCTGGTGCACATATCCTCTGTTCATTCAGTCCGGGTCAGCAGAATCAGTATCTGGTTTTGATATTGCAGCCAAGCTTCCATTCCTATCAGTGTACTTCAGCAGCAGCTACCTGTCTTTGCTGCTCCCAGCATGCGTGGAGCCCTTTTCATCAATGGATTGAGCCTGCTCTGTTTTTTAATGGGAGACCCGCTCTGTCCACTCATGTTCTGCTGGTTCTCGATCCTGATGATAGGAGG GTCTGTcactttccttctcttctttctccgATGAGAGCTTGTAGTTGGTTCTGTGCTGAAGCAGTTTATATTGTAATTGCTGCAGTTCTTTTT AAACTTGCAAAAAGAACTCAAGAGAAGGAAAGTTCTGATCTGAATTTCTTTCCTGTGAGAGAAAAGGGTGACGAAAAAATGACCATTGTAGAGTTCGTTGTCACGTTCCTTCTCCAAAAACTCAGTGACCAGCTCATTCAAGAAGTCATTTTCATACATGGGGTTCGCGATCAAGTTGAATGGCTCCAGGCAGAATTTAGGCGGATGCAATGCTTCTTGAAAGACGCAGACGTCAAACAAGAAACAGATGAAAGAGTGAAGAATTGGGTCCGGGACGTGAGAGATGTTGCATATGATGCTGAAGATCTCATCGACAACTTCATTTTCAAGATAGAGACGTTGAGGCCGAGAGGATTTGTTGGCCACATTAGCAGGTATGCTTTCTTCTGCAATGAGTGGATAGTTCTCTACAAGGTGGGGTCGGATATTGAatcgataaaaaataaaatccgttCTATCTCCGAAAGTAGGTCGACTTATGGAATTGAAAATATAGGCCAGGGAGCAGGAACAAGCTCCGCCAGTCCCAGCCTCCAAGAATGGAGGCTCACTTCTCCTCTTTCTCAAGAACCAGATTTTGTTGGTTTTGAGAAAGATTTGGAGATATTGGTGTACAGATTGACAGAAAGCGAGCTGCGTCGTTGTGTTGTTTCTGTAGTTGGAATGGGTGGTCTCGGTAAAACGACGCTTGCCAAGAAAGTTTATAACGATGCCCATGTCGAGAAACATTTTTACTCTCGTGCTTGGATTTCTATATCACAAGAGTATGGTTTGAGAGATCTTCTTCAGAACATCATAAATTGTTATATGGTGTTCTCAGAAGAGGAGCTCAAGAAAATGAATGTCTTTCAGCTGAGGCATAAAATTTCAGAGTATTTGCAAAATAAGAGATACCTGATGGTATTAGATGATATATGGACAAACCAAGCATGGGATGATCTTAAGGATGCTTTCCCTGATATGAATAATGGAAGTAGGATCATGCTCACCACCCGTAAAAAAGACGTAGCTTTACATGCAGATGTGCGAAGTGTACCGTATGAATTACGATTTTTGGAAGCAGATGAGAGCTGGGAATTGTTCGGTAGGAAAACATTCTCAAGACAAGATATTGTCTGTCCTCGTGATTTGGAGGAGTTGGGAAGAGAGATTGTGAAAAAATGCCATGGTCTACCTCTTGCCATCGTAGTCATTGGAGGGCTCTTATCAAGAAAAGAACCATGGGAATGGGAGCATGTGCTAAAGAGCATTAGCTGGCAATTTATTCATGGGGAAGTCGAAATCTTCAAGATATTATCTTTCAGCTATAAAGATCTGCCTTATCACTTGAAACCATGTTTTCTCTACTCAGGCATTTTTCCAGAAGACTATGAATTCAGTGCTAAGAAACTGATTCGATTGTGGGCCGCGGAAGGGTTCCTACAACAGAGAGGGGATGAAAACGTAGAGGAGGTAGGAGAAGATTGTCTAAAAGAGTTGATTCAACGAAGTATGATTCAACTCGCTAAAAGAAGTTCAAGTGGGGGTATTAAAAGCTGCCATATTCATGATCTTCTGCGCGATCTTTCCGTATCAGAAGCAAAGCAAGATAAGTTTCTTCAAGTTCATGGTGAGAATGTGAATGCTCTATCCACATCTACCGCCCGTCGACTTGCAATTCACCATAATGCCTTAAGTGAGTACACTTCCTTGAAATCATCCACTCCACGCCCTCGATCTGTGTTGATCCACACCCAAGTCGATGCAAGGCTCGAAAGGAAACAAGAGAAGTTTCTTTACAAAGGCTTTAAATTGCTGAGGGTGTTAGATCTTCACAATGTAGCAATCAAAAAGCTACCGAGTGAGATAGGTGCATTGATCCACTTGAGGTACCTTGGGTTTACTAGCACTTGGTTAGAAAGGCTTCCATCATCGATAGGAAATCTTCGCAATTTACAAACATTGATTCTAACATCTTTTCATAACATCAAAGTACCCAGCACAATAGAGAAAATGCAAGAATTACGACATTTCCATGTGAAGAGCGCAGGTAATGAGGCTTTTAATGTAAGTTGGGGTGTGATAGAAGGGTATCCGCGACTCAACCAGATTAGCAATCTCCACACTCTAACACATGTAaaggctggaaaatggatggagggttgcttgggaaagctcACAAATCTCAGAAAATTAGGAATACGTTTAGATTCTGAAGGAGAGTATGATAGAGTATTTTTTGAATCCGTTGTGAAATTGGAGTTCCTGCAGTCCTTATTTGTGACAGGATCGAAATTCCCATCGTTGGTGCTTTTCCAAAGTCTTCTCAAGTTAATTAAATTGCGGTTGCATGGAGAATTAGAGAAGCTTCCTGAATCTTCTGAATTCCCGGAAAATCTCACCAAGCTCACCATGAGAGACTCCCATTTAAAGCAAGACCCACTGGTGATGTTGGAGAAGCTGGAAAACCTTCGCATTCTCAAATTGCTGGAATATTCGTATGATGGAAAGGAAATGGTTTGTGCTACACAAGGGTTTCCTCGACTCGAATACTTACATCTTGAACGGTTATATCAATTGAAGGAGTGGAGAGTGGAGGAAGGATCGATGCCAAGTCTTTTACATTTACGGATCGATTGCTGCCAGGAATTGAAGATGCTTCCGGAAGGACTGCAGCATGTGAATACCCTCAAGAAATTGGAGTTGTTGAACATGCCCAATGACTTCATTGAAAGGCTTCGAGGAGAAGACGGAGGAGAGGATTCTTATAAGATTCAGCACATACCCTCCATCAACATATGCTAG